A single genomic interval of Pan paniscus chromosome 18, NHGRI_mPanPan1-v2.0_pri, whole genome shotgun sequence harbors:
- the CNGB1 gene encoding cyclic nucleotide-gated cation channel beta-1 isoform X1: protein MLGWVQRVLPQPPGTPRKTKMQEEEKVEPEPETEAEVESELNPEEAETESESMPPEESFKEEEVAVADPSPQETKEAALTSTISLRAQGAEISEMNSPSRRVLTWLMKGVEKVIPQPVHSITEDPAQILGHGSTGDTGCTDEPNEALEAQDTRPGLRLLLWLEQNLDRVLPQPPKSSEVWRDEPAVATGAASDPAPPGRPQEMGPKLQARETPSLPTPIPLQPKEEPKEAPAPEPQPGSQVQTSSLPPPRDPARLVAWVLHRLEMALPQPVLHGKIGEQEPDSPGICDVQTRVMGAGGL, encoded by the exons ATGTTGGGCTGGGTCCAGAGGgtgctgcctcagcccccagggaCCCCTCGGAAGACCAAgatgcaggaggaagagaaagtggAACCAGAGCCAGAGACGGAGGCGGAGGTGGAATCAGAACTGAATCCTGAGGAGGCCGAGACAGAGTCCGAGTCCATG CCCCCCGAAGAGTCATtcaaggaggaggaagtggcTGTGGCAGACCCAAGCCCTCAGG AGACCAAGGAGGCTGCCCTTACTTCCACCATATCCCTCCGGGCCCAGGGCGCTGAGATTTCTGAAATGAACAG TCCCAGCCGCAGGGTACTGACCTGGCTCATGAAGGGCGTGGAGAAGGTGATCCCGCAGCCTGTTCACAGCATCACGGAGGACCCGGCTCAG ATCCTGGGGCATGGCAGCACTGGGGACACAG GGTGCACAGATGAACCCAATGAGGCCCTTGAGGCCCAAGACACTAG GCCTGGGCTGCGGCTGCTtctgtggctggagcagaatCTGGACAGAGTGcttcctcagccccccaaatccTCTGAG GTCTGGAGAGATGAGCCTGCAGTTGCTACAGGTGCTGCCTCAGACCCAG CGCCTCCAGGACGCCCCCAGGAAATGGGGCCCAAGCTGCAGGCCCGGGAGACCCCCTCCCTGCCCACACCCATCCCCCTGCAGCCCAAGGAGGAACCCAAGGAGGCACCAGCTCCAGAGCCCCAGCCCGGCTCCCAGGTCCAGACCTCCTCCCTGCCACCACCCAGGGACCCTGCCAG GCTGGTGGCGTGGGTCCTGCACAGGCTGGAGATGGCCTTGCCGCAGCCAGTGCTACATGGGAAAATAGGGGAACAG GAGCCTGACTCCCCTGGGATATGTGATGTGCAGACCA GGGTGATGGGAGCTGGAGGTCTCTGA